The Planctomicrobium piriforme genome contains the following window.
GTCCCCAATTGAACGTGACGGGTCTGCCAGCCATGGATCATGTGAATGATCAACGGCACGGCCAGCCCGGCCAGGGCGAACAGGAAAGTGGCTTGCACAAAGTCCATCTTTGGTCGGATTGTCCTTGCTGAGGGCCAGCGAATGGAGGCGAGAAAAGATTCAGCTAAACATCTTTGATCGCTTGACGAGATAGTTGAACAGGGCACTGTCCAGCGGCTGGTCGGTTGTCAGTTCGATGCGGTCAATGCCGCGTGAAAGACACTCGTCTTCCAGTTCGCTGCACCAGCGGTCGACGCGTTTCTTGTAGGCATCTCGAATCCCTTCCGCATAAGCAGGAATCTCTGTTCCGGTTTCCAGGTCTTCAAAGCGAATCCGTCCTTCCAAGGGCAGGCTGCGCTCCCAGAGATCCCACACATGAAACAGCAGGACTTCGTGCTTCCTGAATCGAAGCTGCTCGAGCCCCTGCACGATTCCCTCCAGATCTCCAAAGCAATCGCTGATGACCACGACCAGGCCGCGATGCCGACAGAGTTCGGCGGCCTGTTGCAAAGCGCGGCCGACATTCGAAGGTTGATTGGGCGGCGTGCCGGCAATCAGTCGCAAAATCTCGTCCAGTTGTTGCGGTCGGGCTTTGGAGTCGAGATGCGCCACGACATCTTCCGCAAACAGCGTGATCCCGGCCGCATCCCGTTGTTTGAGCGCCAGGTGTGCCAGCGCCGCTCCCAATGCCGAACCGTAATCCAGTTTGCTCATGCCGGTATTGGCGCAGGTCATCGAACGGCTGATGTCGAGAATGATGTAGAGATTGAGATTGGTTTCGGCGTCGAATTCCTTGACGTAGAGCCGCTTCTGACGAGCGTAGAGCTTCCAGTTGACATGCCGGAGGTCGTCCCCGGGTGCATACTTTCGATGAGATGCGAATTCGACCGAATAGCCCACGAACGGACTGCGATGCAGCCCCTGCATGAAGCCTTCCACGATCCCCCTCGCCCGCAACTCGATCGATTCGAGTCGGGAGAAGAAAGCGGGATCAACGAGTTGAAATGCTGACTCTGACATCACGGCCCGTCTCTAAATCGCATCTCGCGAAAGTGGGGCGTCCTGGCGGCGTTAAAATTCAGTTTTTCATGTCGATTTGGCGTCCATACTCGGCGGCACTTCCCCGGGATCCGGGCTAGTCGCTGACTTTTGCACCGGCGAAGAAAAATCCCCATGCTCCGTGAAACCCGGATGTGACCGTCGGGAAGGTCGCGATCTCCTGATCTTGGTTTTTCACTGACACTGCAATCGAAGTCATTTTGGCGACGCCGCATTCCAGCCTGGGGCTTTCTCCCGACTGACTAACCGACCGCATGACCAGATGGACGTCGGGATTGGTCCCAACCGCAAACCCGAACACTGCCCCCCGCACGCCGCGCTCCGAATCGGAAATCTGCAACATGGGCTGGGGCAACAATCGGGTTTCCAGAATATTTTTGCCTGTCCCTTCAATCACAGCGAAGCCCCGCATGAGCGACCGTAACTGAAGCTGGAGCAGAGCATCCGTCTGGGAAAGAGCGTCCTTGGTTTCGAGGGGCACAAACTTGAGCGGTTCAGTCAGAAACGGTTGCGGACGAAAGGTCCAACTGATCCGTAACGGCTGGTCGGACAGCGATGCGATGCAAAACGTCCATGACGGATTTTCTGTTCCGCCCCAGGCGTTCACTTCAATCTTCTGGAACGCAACTGGCTGTTCCCCATCCATCCAGGCCCACAGCGTGGACTCCTTGATGTTGCGGGTCTCGTCGCCGTATTTCATCAGGGGTTCGGCTCTCAAAACAGCGGGGACTTCCTGTTCACCTTTGAGGATGACGACCGTTGTTCGCTGCGCGAGCCGTTCCATCGCCTGAAACCTGACGGCCGACTTATCGGCAGGAGCATCCGCGGGAACTTCCACGGCTGGGGCCTGCGCAAAC
Protein-coding sequences here:
- a CDS encoding DUF58 domain-containing protein, with the protein product MSESAFQLVDPAFFSRLESIELRARGIVEGFMQGLHRSPFVGYSVEFASHRKYAPGDDLRHVNWKLYARQKRLYVKEFDAETNLNLYIILDISRSMTCANTGMSKLDYGSALGAALAHLALKQRDAAGITLFAEDVVAHLDSKARPQQLDEILRLIAGTPPNQPSNVGRALQQAAELCRHRGLVVVISDCFGDLEGIVQGLEQLRFRKHEVLLFHVWDLWERSLPLEGRIRFEDLETGTEIPAYAEGIRDAYKKRVDRWCSELEDECLSRGIDRIELTTDQPLDSALFNYLVKRSKMFS